The sequence tttttctttaaatgaTTTAAGTGCTCATTAAAgtcattataaaattatttttctgatggaaacaataatatataaaaaatttacacatatatgtataaaactCAATCATAGGAGAAACTAGATTAAGCATGccatataaaatgaattttattttgtttatttgttcaaaTTTCATCAAATGCATTCTGTGCATAGGAAAATATTTCCATGAAcacttttaataatatgacCAAATAAATCAAAGCATTGCAccatgtacaaaaaaaaaaatatgcattttatgtaatataggAATGCATATAagtgcatatatgtaaatgggCATATTAACGTATGGAATATACGCATATTTATCCATATATActcatgtacatatgcacatgttCGCCAATATAGGTACATAGTATCATGtgaaatacatttaaattccttgaaaataatttttttcatttcttttatctCCAATTTCTAAGAAAATACATTATGACAGATACattacattttcttttagctttttcatataatataaaggaaaaaataataaattaaaaaaagtttgtAAACAGTgacatttcctttttttttatttttttaactcttttacattaaacatttatatgtatgtccatctactttttttatacctttattatttctacacgaactagaaaaaaagagagaaaaattgttttataattttcttttacttatatatttggtTTCATTTCTAATCAAACTTTATGTTGTTTTTATTCatcttatttttctaattttcaattattttaatgttacatatttatgGCCTTGTAATACATCATTTTTGTATCCTCCgttcaattatttttcatcttAACATTTTTTCACGATGATTATGTCTTATTGATTAAGATATATGTAACCTAAATAATAGCAAGCATGATATTCTTGATATTCACATTGCcaatgcatacatatgtgtaattataattataacaattaatactttttcttttttttaaaatttcttcaaTCATATTCAGTTTATTCATAATTCTATAATGAAGAATAATGCATTTGGCAaagaacatataataatttttacaactatatatatcaaaaccAATTTTATTGAAAACCAATGTTATGTTCTCAATTCAGCGACATTGTCTCAATGGAAAAACGTAAAttctacttttttatatttttaaaaattcatacACGAAACAAGTCCATTGaaatataatacttttttatttccttattttattttttaaggtattaatataaaaaaaaagaaaaaagagaaagtcCAGTAATGTACAGAAAGAACAATAAAGTTAGATAAAGAACGTTTTGaatatataggtatataattcaaaaaataaaaaaaaagttaaaatagaaataaaagtacatatatatatatatatatacgttaaataataacatggaaaaattaaaaactttACAAGGTCAggattcataaaaaaattgtttttttttttttatagtgaATTATTCAACTTGAATTGcttttttaaacatatatatactcataaagttttattatttttacacatGTATTCTTTCAGTAAAGAAGAAATTTATTACACACTTTTATCTTCatgtacattatatatatacaagtaaatgaaaaattaacaactttaaaaaataatattaattacatgataaataaatattattaattctataaaaattttttattaccataattttcctattcattatataattgttaagatacatatttaacttataatgtatattaaacaacacttttgtaatatttctcTATTTTCTAGCTTCCAGAGTTATTTTCCCTTTAATTTAACTGTATTTTTCAATTGTTTCCATATAAAAAGTGTATTTCTTATTAAAcgtattaataaatatttgtggcttaatgaaaattaagaCATAATTGACttgaaatggaaaaaacaaaaaaaaaaattaaaatatatttatatttttagtacATATTACCATGGATACTTATGTTTGAATATATAACTAATGATATAACTTACATAAtgttatacattatatttaaacataatatttacttatcttattttctttatacaCCTAAATATGTAACATTATCAAATAGCTTAACTtactatttttctattttttatcccattcctttttttatatcttacaaactgaactaaaaaaaatatattatcattatataattattttacttaaacatatatattaaataaacacaaggaaatattttaataaactaATGTAATCCTTAATTCTAGAAAACAAGCATacacataaacatatttttattaaaatttctattGGCAATCTGTTCACTTTCTATACCCATAATTTTtcgtatatattatactaatGTTCTCCATCTctttagtatatttttgaaaacaaataaatatacatgtgaTATTACACTGCCTAAAAAGCACTTTATAATTGCAAATAAATGTGATAAATAACATGCATATTAAATAGGTATtctaattttcattttaatccAGAAGATTAtggatttaataaaataaatttatccATTGTTATAACTACCAAAATATTCGTATACGTTATCATAtacgttatatatatattgagctaaatcttatataaaaaatatggtaatatttgtattaagttaattaaaacttatgtagttaaaaaataaaatgttatcTAACTATGAatcatacaaaaataaataatatattttttttaattttattttatttaaaaaatgatccttgaatatatgaatgtattattaatttttatcataaattatatatacttatttatatttttaacgcCATATTAGCTCTTTTATATAtctgaatatattaaaaataggaaatacatatataaaaatacttacatattattttatatttgttgatataaaatatatttattcattaccAATAATGtcaatttatctttttacagatatatataaatatttaaaattttattattatgtaagagggaaaaaaaatagtgaCACATATTACCTGTTAGAAAATGTTTGAATCTAAATGAgctatttaatattataataatgtcaaaaataaaaaagaatatatatttcatttattgataagttttcaatataatatatattaaattagtCATATCATAAGTTAATTAACGCCAAAATTaagattaataataaataattcctaATCTTCCTTTTAATTGCTTagatacataatatataatttggtaaacagttataaataatctttatttaataaggataattttttatactatctacaaatgtatatatacaaatcaatattattcaaaaaataaaaaaaatatatatattttatttataattattattattagttaatctatttcaattaaatacaattaaaaatttatactagTATTCAACGATTTTGACGTTCTAGCCTTCAactgatatattatattttacattaaagACAAGACATTTATACATGAAGAAAAGAAACATGGATCTTACTGTTACTAAAATTTGAGTAGGAAGAGAGTTTCCCATTAATTGTcaattcataaatatgttCTACTCGAGAATTATTCTTAGTTTTTTTGTTCACCTTTAAcacaattttatatatgtaaaattacaAGGGATTAAACaaaatggatatatataataaacaaaaagcatatatgaaattattgtataattaaaaattttaccaTATAGTAATCTATAATAGTAACatagtgtatatatgtttttatatttcatttttatttactttatataaaaggaaaagtaCGACAAATATTcccataattataataacaagaaatatattaatatgtgaggaataagaaatattaaagataattcttcttttcttgAGGATTCTCATagaatttcatttttattgtcTCTATAGAGCACCTTAACTTTACATTGCTAAGCATGtgctattttaaaataaggaATTTCCATTAATGATCACATAAAAATTTCAGTTGATGCAACAATTTGTAAATTAGAAATTTCAGATTACTtactatatttaattttcacaggtaattatgtatatccatggatattactatatacattaatattaattgttAATTAGATATAAGGTTTTTCACATTGTACttgatatgaaaaataaaataattaaataaaaaattggtaATATTGAAATTATACCGGCATACagaaatattaacattttcatataaaaattataaattcaaaattttttataatatgtagATATTCaacattatttttcattatcatttgtttatagtaatcataaatttattacGGAATGAAGTGCAAATCACGTCATTTATACTTctaatacataaaaagaaactatatattttgtttcattttttaatcagtgtttttaattttattgtaataatttggtaaactatatatatatatatttaaattactaacttcaatatataatacatataaaaatatattataacaattataaaatatcttttcactactaacatatttatgtaataacaACTTCCAATATCATTAACATAATTGATATATGAAAAACATTTACTTAATTCAAATACGAATTGagctttttattaatttattttttataaaaaaataatttaattaataaaataagctctttaaattatatattaaaaatataagatttaaataaaaaaagcccttctacaaaataaaaaacttttttaacatttaaattatttttgtaatacgtttttttacatagataaataaaagaacagttcaattttttatatttttgaagtTTATATGGTTCTTATAAAAAGgcattaattttatacttaATAATGTACACTAGctaatacaatataataaaaacaaaagtaatattataatattaaccGTAATCCCTGAACTAagaacataatttaaaaataatattattttatatcatatttataatattatatgtaaattttgaaaaaagaattaaattcATGTTAATATggattttaaaaatacatgtgtcacaatttattcattataaattttattttgtagaataaacataaaatttccatttatgtttaagaaatatatatacatatatgtcgATACAATGGAACATTATTCAGTTCGTTTTATCATGTACTATATAAGAGAaatctatttttaatataaggttagttaaatatttttctaattataaCAACAAATGTTCAGTTTGtctacaaaaagaaaaatcaaaaaatatatatataaagtactATTTATAGTTACAATATAAATAGGAACACgtcataaatataattatagaaattatgctatacatatttatttcaaaaaacatatatacatcttTCATGAaagtgtatttatataaaaaaattgtatataaaaattaataatatataggtAAGAAGAAACGATAATTTATaacatacatttaaaaatattaaaacattcaaaTTCACGGAAagtgtaagtatatatttacagtCCTGTTGTATGCAGAAAcgataaattttataatcgtatatttatataattatagaaattataagtatactttataaaaatgtattactatatatatttcacatATTACTTCATATTGACAAATTGCTTTgagaaaaatacatacaacttaatatacattttactCATTCATTAACTTAattcttctatatttttcattatttcttaagaTCTTAGGAATCGTCATTATAAGTGTTACCCCTAACACTATAATAATTGAAGCAAATAACATTAGATAAAAGTAATGTTTTTTATCaactattaatttttctacagATTCCAACATATCTTTCAAGGGCCCTAACCCATGTAATATGGGCATTCCTATTccaaacaagaaaaaaagaaaaaatataacaactGCAAATCCGTAacttctaaattttattttttttaaagatatatgaGCAATTCTCCTTTGTTTTTCTAGAGAATCATCATAATCTTTTTTCCTtaaccattttttttcaaaatggaaattttTCCCATCAaatattccattattataatctataaCTTCGGTATAATAATGAgccttatttaataattttctattagatttttcgttttttcgtttgctcccatttttcttcttaaacatatatttttttccgtATTCTGCATTGATTGATGTGTTTTCTTTTAACCCCACAATTTGCGaatcattatcatttttatattttcctagTATTcgataattaaatataattaattttgtattatgtatGCACTTATTGTCTGAGAATGTATTAAAAGTGCtctgtgaaaaaaaaatttttaatataaatatattttatttaaaagggCAAATAAAGTAAACCTAAAAAGTATTGTTCataaaactaaaataaaaaatattctaataaatcgaatacaattaaataatatcaGCATACCCTGACATAGTTAAAATAGCATATCCACGTTAAGAGGATAAACAAAGCAATTTTAATACGTATGAttgatttaattttttgttccattaTGTAAATCTTTAATATTCTAATGtacaaaggaaaaaattaataatgatataatatatttctaataatgaacaatgaaatatatatttaaagtattatttttattatttattaataaatatttaggaaaatatattagcaataattaattttaccaCAAATACAAAGTAAAAtaagattaaaaatatgttatataattttcattataatattattaaaaaaaaaaactcacttcaattaaaagaaataattttctttgattcattaatatttcaaatatgcaatttttttttttaacacgATGCACTagttaaataattcttttatttt comes from Plasmodium malariae genome assembly, chromosome: 7 and encodes:
- the PmUG01_07010300 gene encoding fam-m protein; the encoded protein is MEQKIKSIIRIKIALFILLTWICYFNYVRSTFNTFSDNKCIHNTKLIIFNYRILGKYKNDNDSQIVGLKENTSINAEYGKKYMFKKKNGSKRKNEKSNRKLLNKAHYYTEVIDYNNGIFDGKNFHFEKKWLRKKDYDDSLEKQRRIAHISLKKIKFRSYGFAVVIFFLFFLFGIGMPILHGLGPLKDMLESVEKLIVDKKHYFYLMLFASIIIVLGVTLIMTIPKILRNNEKYRRIKLMNE